One segment of Actinomyces sp. 432 DNA contains the following:
- a CDS encoding DEDD exonuclease domain-containing protein gives MGTALRDVTFVVVDLETTGGGPGAHAITEIGAVRVRGGAVDSEFSTLVNPGAAIPAQITVLTGITNAMVADAPPVAQAVAAFLQWARLGDRATVAVAHNARFDLGHLRGAARTLGLDWQEPLILDTLALARRAWDRSQVTNHKLGTLAAFVGSPTSPTHRALDDARATVDVLHACLEALAPQGITHLEDLATATDPVPASRRVKSRLADGLPAAPGVYQFLSPAGQVLYVGSAVNLRRRVRSYFTAAEKRTKVARMLDTAVAVRAIETPTEIEARVRELRLIAELDPPVNRRSRAPQRRPWLHLVDSPNPHLALTAALPLSEAGHAIGPFPSRKAGLEAQRAAESVLRLEVWDGHSVRAVRRADTPADADTALQALSGEVDLVAGPLLARIAELSDEERYEEAGLWTRRLRALLLGACRAEKVRPLLACPHLMAARRRDRGGWELVDVRWGRLAGSAVTAPGADPRPTIATLRAAAQVVDRPARVGADTSVEETALLADWVLDSGARLVEVGNPAVDAANQDSANGAVAALAWPVGAAARHRRVIDAEC, from the coding sequence ATGGGCACCGCGCTGCGCGATGTCACCTTCGTAGTCGTCGATCTGGAGACCACCGGGGGCGGGCCGGGCGCGCACGCCATCACCGAGATCGGCGCTGTAAGGGTTCGCGGCGGCGCGGTCGATTCGGAATTCTCCACGCTCGTAAATCCGGGCGCCGCCATTCCCGCCCAGATCACCGTCCTGACCGGTATTACCAACGCCATGGTGGCGGATGCGCCTCCAGTAGCCCAGGCGGTGGCCGCCTTCCTGCAGTGGGCGCGCCTAGGCGACCGTGCGACGGTGGCGGTGGCGCACAATGCCCGCTTCGACCTCGGCCACCTGCGTGGGGCCGCCCGCACCCTCGGCCTGGACTGGCAGGAACCACTGATACTGGACACCCTGGCGCTAGCCCGCCGGGCCTGGGACCGCTCCCAAGTAACCAACCACAAGCTGGGCACGCTCGCCGCCTTCGTAGGCTCACCGACGTCTCCCACGCATCGCGCCCTGGACGATGCACGTGCGACCGTGGATGTGCTGCACGCCTGCCTGGAGGCGCTGGCGCCGCAGGGCATCACCCATCTAGAGGACCTGGCCACCGCGACTGATCCCGTACCCGCATCCCGACGGGTCAAGAGCCGCCTGGCCGACGGCCTGCCCGCCGCTCCTGGGGTCTACCAGTTCCTCTCCCCCGCCGGCCAGGTGCTTTACGTGGGCAGCGCCGTGAACCTCCGCCGCCGGGTGCGCTCTTACTTCACGGCCGCGGAGAAGCGCACCAAGGTGGCACGCATGCTGGACACGGCCGTGGCGGTGCGGGCGATCGAGACACCCACCGAGATCGAGGCGCGTGTGCGGGAGCTGCGGCTCATTGCCGAGCTGGATCCGCCGGTCAACCGCCGCTCCCGGGCCCCGCAGCGCCGGCCCTGGCTGCACCTGGTCGACTCCCCGAACCCACATCTGGCGCTGACTGCCGCGCTGCCGCTGTCGGAGGCGGGCCACGCCATTGGCCCGTTCCCGTCCCGAAAGGCGGGTTTGGAGGCGCAGCGGGCCGCCGAATCCGTGCTGCGCCTGGAGGTCTGGGACGGACACAGTGTCCGCGCGGTGCGCCGCGCGGACACCCCGGCCGACGCCGACACGGCGCTGCAGGCCCTTTCCGGCGAGGTCGACCTGGTGGCCGGCCCGCTGCTGGCGCGGATAGCGGAGCTGTCGGACGAGGAGCGCTACGAGGAGGCGGGACTGTGGACGCGGCGGCTGCGGGCGCTGCTGTTGGGAGCGTGCCGGGCGGAGAAGGTACGCCCACTACTGGCTTGTCCGCATCTGATGGCGGCCCGACGACGCGACCGCGGCGGCTGGGAGCTGGTGGATGTGCGCTGGGGGCGCCTGGCGGGCTCGGCAGTCACGGCCCCGGGCGCGGACCCGCGCCCCACCATCGCCACGCTGCGCGCCGCCGCCCAGGTGGTGGACCGGCCCGCACGGGTGGGGGCGGATACGAGCGTGGAGGAGACGGCGCTGCTGGCCGACTGGGTGCTGGATTCCGGTGCGCGCCTGGTGGAGGTCGGGAACCCCGCCGTCGACGCCGCGAACCAGGACTCCGCAAACGGTGCAGTCGCGGCGCTGGCCTGGCCGGTTGGCGCCGCCGCGCGGCACAGGCGCGTTATTGACGCCGAGTGCTGA
- a CDS encoding lysophospholipid acyltransferase family protein codes for MGYRGIKAAVGPAMEMLYQPWIRGEENIPAEGPAILASNHLAVIDSFFLPLLMDREVAFIGKSDYFTGKGIKGWAVKNFMTAVGTIPVDRSGGKASMAALQAGIDRLRSGELFGIYPEGTRSPDGRLYRGKTGVARVALATGAPVIPVAMIGSNLAQPIGQVVPSTRHRVGIVVGEPLDFSRYQGLENDRFVLRSITDEIMYALMSLSGQEYVDLYAADVKKAMDAEKKTAAEVVDEMLEELAAKRPAAAPVEAPGGRPAPDVEVPEPPAEPDEAEEEEEVEDIEGAPEGDEGVAPDAESRSDDH; via the coding sequence ATGGGGTACCGAGGTATCAAGGCCGCCGTCGGCCCGGCCATGGAGATGCTGTACCAGCCGTGGATCCGCGGTGAGGAGAACATCCCCGCCGAGGGCCCCGCCATCCTGGCCTCCAACCACCTGGCGGTTATCGATTCCTTCTTCCTGCCGCTGCTGATGGACCGCGAGGTCGCCTTCATCGGCAAGTCCGACTACTTCACCGGCAAGGGCATCAAGGGCTGGGCCGTGAAGAACTTCATGACCGCCGTCGGCACCATTCCCGTGGACCGCTCCGGGGGCAAAGCGTCCATGGCGGCCCTGCAGGCCGGGATCGACCGACTGCGCTCGGGCGAGCTGTTCGGCATCTACCCCGAGGGCACCCGCAGCCCTGATGGGCGCCTGTACCGGGGCAAGACCGGGGTGGCGCGCGTCGCCCTGGCCACCGGGGCGCCGGTGATCCCCGTGGCCATGATCGGCTCCAACCTGGCTCAGCCGATCGGCCAGGTGGTTCCCTCCACCCGGCACCGCGTGGGCATCGTCGTTGGCGAGCCGCTGGACTTCTCCCGCTACCAGGGCCTGGAGAACGACCGCTTCGTGCTGCGCTCCATCACCGACGAGATCATGTACGCACTGATGTCCCTGTCCGGCCAGGAATACGTGGACCTGTACGCCGCGGACGTAAAGAAGGCGATGGACGCGGAGAAGAAGACGGCCGCGGAGGTCGTAGACGAGATGCTTGAAGAGCTGGCCGCCAAGCGGCCGGCCGCCGCGCCCGTCGAGGCCCCCGGCGGCCGCCCCGCTCCCGACGTCGAGGTCCCCGAGCCGCCGGCGGAGCCGGATGAAGCGGAAGAAGAGGAAGAGGTGGAGGACATCGAGGGGGCGCCTGAGGGTGACGAGGGCGTAGCGCCGGATGCCGAGTCGCGTTCCGACGACCACTGA
- a CDS encoding superoxide dismutase — protein sequence MTATTDLVVPKYTLPELPYDYAALEPHISGRIMELHHDRHHAAYVTGANAALEQLAAARADGDFAAINLWEKNLAFNLGGHLNHSIFWKNLSPNGGGEPEGELAEAIKDSFGSFAALKQQLNAAALGIQGSGWAVLAYDSLSGKLVTFQLFDQQGNVPVGTIPLFQIDMWEHAFYLDYLNVKADYLAAIWQIVNWEDVSQRLANAVAHAEGLIVR from the coding sequence ATGACTGCAACGACCGACCTCGTCGTCCCGAAGTACACGCTCCCCGAGCTGCCCTATGACTACGCCGCGTTGGAGCCGCACATCTCCGGGCGCATCATGGAGCTGCACCATGACCGCCACCACGCCGCCTACGTGACCGGAGCGAACGCGGCCCTGGAGCAGCTCGCCGCCGCCCGCGCCGACGGCGACTTCGCCGCCATCAACCTGTGGGAGAAGAACCTCGCCTTCAACCTCGGCGGGCACCTGAACCACTCCATCTTCTGGAAGAACCTCTCCCCCAACGGAGGCGGCGAGCCCGAGGGCGAGCTGGCGGAGGCCATCAAGGACTCCTTCGGTTCCTTCGCCGCCCTCAAGCAGCAGCTGAACGCAGCCGCGCTGGGTATTCAGGGATCCGGCTGGGCGGTGCTGGCTTACGACTCCCTGTCCGGCAAGCTGGTGACCTTCCAGCTGTTCGACCAGCAGGGCAACGTGCCCGTGGGCACGATCCCGCTGTTCCAGATCGACATGTGGGAGCACGCCTTCTACCTGGACTACCTCAACGTCAAGGCCGACTACCTGGCCGCCATCTGGCAGATCGTCAACTGGGAAGACGTCTCGCAGCGTCTGGCGAATGCCGTTGCCCACGCCGAGGGCCTGATCGTGCGCTGA
- a CDS encoding MFS transporter produces MGLACACLLFTIGGPYWLLLTARTLQGAAAGLSWVAGLSLIAGTVPLRQRGTYLGLAMSMVSVGVLAGPPLAGWLARFGGHSAPFLCAIVLLAIDGGLRVAFVRPTPPPDDDPATAMDVLRTPGCRPVVALILFGAAAAAVGLVLVGIGPNYPVIIAGLMCLGVAIALLVVPAGALIGVQGAIATPPTIGGAYSLYNLAYAGGLVLGPAATILARLPSRFAVMPG; encoded by the coding sequence GTGGGCCTGGCGTGCGCGTGTCTGCTGTTCACCATCGGTGGTCCCTACTGGTTGCTTCTAACGGCCCGCACGCTCCAGGGAGCCGCCGCCGGATTGAGCTGGGTGGCCGGACTGTCCCTGATCGCCGGGACCGTACCTCTGCGGCAACGCGGGACCTATCTCGGACTGGCGATGAGCATGGTTTCGGTTGGCGTGTTGGCGGGACCTCCCCTGGCGGGCTGGTTGGCTAGGTTCGGAGGGCATTCGGCACCCTTCCTCTGTGCGATCGTGCTTCTGGCGATCGACGGCGGGCTGCGAGTCGCCTTCGTCCGTCCGACCCCGCCGCCCGACGACGATCCCGCCACCGCGATGGACGTGTTGCGAACACCAGGATGTCGGCCAGTAGTTGCGCTGATTCTCTTCGGTGCCGCCGCCGCGGCTGTGGGCCTGGTTCTGGTGGGAATCGGCCCGAACTACCCGGTAATCATCGCCGGACTCATGTGTCTGGGTGTCGCAATTGCCCTCCTGGTCGTACCGGCAGGTGCACTAATAGGCGTTCAGGGAGCCATAGCCACACCGCCGACTATCGGCGGCGCCTACTCCCTCTACAACCTGGCTTACGCGGGCGGCCTGGTCCTGGGGCCCGCCGCCACGATACTCGCCCGGTTGCCAAGCAGGTTCGCGGTCATGCCCGGGTGA